DNA from Ananas comosus cultivar F153 linkage group 12, ASM154086v1, whole genome shotgun sequence:
acaaaaaaataataataattaaatttaactctCAGACTGTATaagttatatcaaaataaataataaaaaataattacacttagaaaaattcaaataccgCCGCACTTCATGAGTAACATTGGATTTAGAAATTCGTCAATCCAACCCCCCTCCCCTGAGTGTATCGACTTAAAAATTTTGGaggaacaaaatataaatttttgaaagtcacgaggaaaaaaaaatataagaaaaaaaatattgacaaAAAGATCTCCTCTATTAGATGATATTGACATTCATAAAAATCGTTAATACTTAACATATGTTCTTAGGAATAATAACTGTAAGAATATTGAACTATTAGATAAGATGAATGTCAATATCATCTAATAGAGGAGATCTTTttgtcaatattttttttcttatatttttttttcctcgtgactttcaaaaatttatattttNATATTGAACTATTAGATAAGATGAAGGGTGAATAAAGACATCGAGCAACTGCTTTTTAAAAGACATCAAAAGGTTCAAATTAGACAAACTGAAAAGTTGGGCattaataagaaaattatgaaTTGTTAGTTAGTTActtatattttctataaaagtGCTGTAATAGATACCTCCAAGTGtatcttataatattattaatgacATGACAATGTTATCATTAcactttaaatattaattactaaATCTCAAACATCATTATTAAACTGTAAGCACCATCATTATattctatataaattttaaattctaactcATCCATGTATGTATGCCACCACATACATTAACAATATAATAGAGTGCCACACTAACACTTTGTTTTAGAGTAATCACGCTATCTAAAGAGTCTACGTATAAAGAACATGACATAAATTTTCCTTAATTGTCTTAATAATTAGCCCATTATGCAAAGAAGAGATTAGTCCATTTTTTATGCAAGCTATAACATAGATTGATTTGAGTACCCTTTTATATTCCTGTTATCATAGAATTGCATTCTCGGGAATgcgcatatatgcatatatgcacaAAGAAGTAGCCAAATCTATTTGAAGTACAATATTGGCCTCAATTGTGGAGGACAAGGGAAAAAGGTTGTATGGTTGGTTGATTGAAAGGAGATGGTATAAAAAAAGATGTTGCCCTAATCAGGTTGCAAACTCTAGCTCTCTTGGCTTATTAGTGCATTTAGAAAAGCCTGTGCACCACGTGATCTGACCGTTCATAAAAAAAACGAGATTATCTTAGCTGCCAATTCGATCGATATGTATTTGAGTCACTGCCAATGATCCATGGAGATGATCCTCGCATTTTGAATGGATGGTTAGATCGATAATGCTCAAATTAAGATATTCTATCCATGCAGCTGATATCTATGGTATTTTTTCAAAAGAGTATGATGTCATTGTTGATAAAAGTTATTTAAGCTACTACTATTCAAGTAGGACTGTCAACGAGttgaacacgagcgagttgaGGCCAACTCATGTTCAGTTCATTTACTAAACATGCAAAACACGCCTACCTCGtaaaatatcgagctgaaaatTTATGCTTGTGTTCGGCTTCGCGAACGATAAGTTAGATCATCGATCAATCCTACTACATATATTAGGTGAAAAGTTgaaagagaattaaaaaaatggaatcttattctaataattaaaattcaaatttgagttgGCCTACAATTCAAACAGTAAAATAGTATTGATTTAAAGGCCAATAGCGAGAGGATTGATTTAAAGATAAAAAGGttagaagtaaaaaaaaggagtaatacaactatatatattgagcCGAACACACGAATAAGCTGATTTCAGCTCGTGTGCAGCTCGTTAAGATTtcaagctgaaaaatttagtTCACGTTCGgatcgtttattaaacaagcgaTCGATGTCAAGCTGATCATTTCGAGTTGAATATAAGTTGACTCGTAAACAATAAGCTAGATTGCCAGTCTTATATTCAAGTGGCGATTAATCTTATCCTTGTAGTATTATTACATTCTCGATAATAAGCATATATTCGCTACCGTACTAAATCCATATTCCGAGCCTCATATCAGTCTCTATCATAATAAAGAGCAAGAAAAAGATACTgcgagattttttttattttttattcttttatacgGCATAGAGTGATCATATAAGAGAGATATTGCCCAAAGCAGGTTAGTTAATTGGGcttcttccttctttctttttttttttttttttttttttttttttttttttttttttggcatttaacaccctaaaaaaaaattataaattgccacataaaattttatttataagattGGTTCCATCCCGGTCACGTAAACGCCATGTGAGCATGACCGGCAGTCTAAAgataagttgaatacggtgaatcatttaccctATCTgaacatggtgaatgattcaccgtatttaacttaaatttatataacttataaaatgtataatataataaacaCGGTGAGTGGTTTATAGTGTTCAACTTAACCTGGCCACAAGCCACGCTCGTGTGGCGGAAATATGGCCaatcttataaatataaattttgtgagcctatttgtaaaaaaaaaattctgagagagttaaatgcaaaaaaaaccctagttAATTAGATGTTAGGAGTTACAGGCACAATTAATATATGTACATTCATAAACTTTGAGAGAAACAATATAGTTGTATAATTATGTGTTAATCCATATGTCTCTTTTAATATTAGAGTATTAGGGAGattttacaatatattttttgaaaaaaatgttAAGGTAGGACATGCATTAACAAAGATATTTTATGATCCTACGATGCATTTGCGTTGTTAGGTAATTATATAAAAGAATTGCGGTAATAATTTGATTAGTATTGTTTTTGCGCCAATTAACAGAATTAATTGAAAATCCAAGTAAGAAATCAGATAATTAGTCCACAAaagtttgtttaaaaaatagctaaattacagaaaaccccttATATATAttcgtttttttactttttctccctaactttcaaaaaaataatattttaccctctcaaaatttcaaaaaaataaatttagacaTTTAATGATGAACAATTTAATTAGACTTGGTGATCATTGATGGTAAAACacaattttctcttttagtAAATCTTTGTCTACTGATACGGCCAATTTAGTATTAGAATTCATAGAAAGCATGCCCTAACCAAGTTAATTAGGCCGAAAACCTCATTTATAAGTTCGGCAATTTTTACAAACAGttcaaaaacttttttaatGCGCAATTCCAATTCGAACAttcaattaagttttttttgaaaaattttgtgtTGTTTCTATTTTGAAGTCTAATTGTTTAATCAGTTATGGTTTTAGATCTAGATATATTTTAGATTTGTTATCTTTATTATAGGAGACTGGCATGGCAAATATatatttgtggattttttttttctttgaaattctTTTTCAAAGAATTGGCTtctttatgtattttttttttttcgtacttGTTGGTGGCCGTTTTCCTTTATCCTCGATCTTGTCGATGATCATCCTTGGGGAGCGTGTCGAGATGGAAACGGTTTATGATACTAACCCTCGAAATTTGCGCCATTCGAATGATCAagtgattcggctgatgagggatcagatcagccgggttcgaaattTCTACAGTAAATTCGGTTCGGTGGAATGAGTCGAGTGTACGGACCGAACAAGAACCGAAATCGGCCGAGGAGCCGAATGATTAGAGAACAAAGGAATAGatcggcttgaagagccgaaatACCTTTATATTGAGTGGAAGGAAGTACAGGGGTCGAATGTGCCGGATGGCATGCAGACTCGATTGATCTACTTTAcggactactcctagaaagaaCAGTAAATATTGGAAAAGAAAAGTTACAAGTAggctactcctagaaaatgcagAAAATTGCGAGGAATTAAGTGTAGTCTTTTGTTCACAAGCTAAAAGACCCTTTTTTAGGGCATTGTTGatctatttatagatcgcctcttgatcagttattgctcttacacgatcggccactatctcctaatATTCCGGACCACctccagccgatcggaaccgcatgcaaccgcttgcggttactgtaacttccttcaattggcgcaaCGGTTTACTTTAAAACTTTTTCGGTACTCCTGGTGCATGGCCAAATTAATACCTTTGAAGGGAATACCAGCGTATCATCTGTCCGTGCCTAATTGGCTCTACAGTACTTgtgtttcttttccttttaacaCGGTTTAGACATGCGTGGCCTATCATGTAGCTATAAGAATATTATATTACCAATTTGTGCTTCTTCCGTGTTgaatattgaaaagaaattgATATTTTCACAGATAAATTAGACAATAGTCAGAGACGACTTAAAAATAACAGTACATCagatatatacaaaattttgaaagacaaATAAGATATTATCTATCATTTTAAATACCAAAAGAGGTAATTAAAGTACAAAATATGAATCTCTCCGCAATTAATTTAGTCATTCTTTTTTAAAGAATACACAATATTGCTTTTCTGGTGAAACCATCCATAGCCTTTGTTGTGAGTTGTGACCTCGCCACACAAAAAATTACTCCTTAAATACAAATACCAATCCCATGCGCGTGACACCAAACACACATTTTAAATTGCTTAACcactttaatttcttttcttagaAATAATAATGCATTCTTAATGCCACCACTCACACCGAATAGCGTGCACCATAGTACAATATttttaagggtaaacttcaaatactattcctATGATTTCGCGCTTTTTCACTtcagtactctgtgatttaaagtgtatcattttagtatcccgtgattttatttttctctttccatcaatgcctccgttaacttttcataaattatacacaaaaaacTTAAGATATCACACCTATGGTTTACCGAAtgttcactttagtatcctgtaattttaattttatctgtaatttaacaaaaaaattaacgtAGAATAATAAcagaaagaggaaaatgaaaccacaagtactaaaatgatacattttaaattacagaatactaaaataaaaaaaatgcaaaattatgaaagtgatatttgaagttttttctatttttaaataagtATAATTCTTGTAAAAACAAGTTGTTAACTAGGCTCTACGTGCCCAATATAACCACACAACCTCGATTTCTCTTAATTATTATCTCCTTTAATATTCGAAACCAAGGGCGTCTGGCACGAGTTTTACAGCATATTAACtctttaaatagaaattttatagaaatttatctTGTGGAATGAGTGATATTTTAAGGAGCTTGGGTGACTCCTATTTGATTAACAACTGAACTAATTAAGGAGCCAAATATTAGGAACCCCTTTAATTTGATTCAACAAATTGAAGAGGAACACATATCCTAAATGAAGTGAGAGATAATgttattttgtaatatttgttAAAGTTGTTTGCtgggtgagaaaaaaaaattgcaaattccTTACTGAGGGGCATGTATTGCTTTTTAACTACTGCAGGTCACgctaatgaaataaacgaagcgggtagcgcgctacctatctctcaaaaaaaaaaaaactactgcaGGTCACGCTAATGTGTGGTTCTCTTTCATGCACACAATTCACGCATGTTCTATACATCTATGTTAATGccaatatttttctataaaaattttgcGCTATAAATAAGTGCTCAACAATATTATATGTGTATTTTTTTAGTGGTCATAATTTTCTCAGTACTATTATTAGTTGGGTGATTTTCTGCGTACTGCGAGTTAGCTATCAACTAATTAAAGAGATTGTCCTAAAGAGTAAGAGACATGAAAATCTCCAAAAGCTATTCCATGTACTTCTttattttatgctttggaatctTTGGCTATGTAACAGTGACCGGAGTCGGTAACCAAATCTCCGATAAGAGTTACTCAGATGATCGCGGAGGAGAAGGTTATCATTGGGGCTGTAATGGTCAAGGAGGATTCGGTGGAGGGGGTGGTAGCGGCGGTGGTTATAGGTTCGGAGGTGGTTTCGGTGGTAGTGGAGACAGGGTTGGGTTCAGTTACGACGGTAGAAGTGGTGgtggatttgggtttggatcCGGCTGGGGCCGCAGGGGGTATGGAATGGGTGgcaatggtggtggtggtggaggattAGGGTTTGGTTACGGTGGTGATTTTGGACCTGGTGCAGGATTTGGACGTGGCAAAGGGTACAGAAAGGAAGTAGCGTCATTCAGTACTCCTAGTAAGAACTAGAAAACGTTTAGGTTAAACTTTGGTAAGCTTATTTTCGTTTAATgcattttaactttgtcactttGTGATTAAAAAGTTTGACTCTTATCCTACGGTTTTACTTTCGATTCACGTAATTATAATCTGGTATCAATTGGGATGACAAAATAATGTAACTtagttctttctctctctctctctctaataagaAGTGCCTTATTGTTAAGTTATCCatgaaaaaatagattttagttatatacttcaaatagtatagattatattcaatgataccaatcgtcgatttgaaagttctaTTATCAAAATCAAATCGGTAGCAatggagctcgtttgctaccgataatattctatcctaactctctctctctctctctctctctctctctacatatatacatataataattgTGTTAACTTTTTATTGGCACATGGAatgaatcatatatataatgtgtAATGTATGTAATTACAAATGTATACCtctaaagtttcaaaattttaaaaatatttcttcaaAAATCTAAAGTACGACGATCCTTCTACAAATATGAATGTACCACATCGTCTATAAACAGTAAGCTTATCCACATTCAATGAGAGTTAATTaaatactaattattattaagttAATATATAATGATGATTTTACACTAAAATGTCCCTTACACTTCGTTTGATGTTGCTTTTCGATTCAACTCGAATAAGATAAACTGGAAATTAAGAGGCGTAACGTGTACAACTTGGTCGCACTTTGGGTATGCTTTGTCATGGATCTTTAAAAACTCTTCTaaagtttaattatttaattaacacATAAGCTGCGTTTGATTcagatataagtaagaatttttttatttcaagaataAATATAAGTTGGGATATAACTAGGAGCTAAGCCAgttttgcgtttggataaaaattagattatttctGAAAATAAGGTAGGTGAaatttggatgattagattggaatagaaaaaattaaaatttataattttaaattaaaaatattttatctaattaattaatattaaaatattaattaaaaattaactaaataaattaataaatttattagctatgaatattataataaattaataaatataaatattagttaatcaattagttaattaataacttaattgattaattagttaattataaaaataacttaatttttaattagttagtaaattattttagttagttaattagttaaaaattaaatagagtaGTCAAAATAgtaatggttgatcaatataaatattggttattaaataaattgattaaaatattaatttttaattagttaattaattataaattaataaattaattaattattttactatttaagcaATAGGTAATGacttaaatacattaattagattaattaataaattaatatcataattaaaattagattagacTTTAGTTAACCTTGTaggcaatatatataaaactatattaagacatgtttttttttatttaggatGTAGActttaaaattagattagatttaaaattagatttttttttattgcttataCCACGATATTTCAATACCCTATTAAGTATGTGatctatcatttttttattaaattttatttgaaaatttgtttGCTTCTAATGCTTATAAACATGAATTAAAGTGTCGCCCCGTGTCGGATGGGATCTCGCAGAATCCCCTCGTGCCTCGATACCTGCTCGGGTATCACGCGAGACAGCGCAATACCCAGCATGTATCGCGGCATGTATCGTGCCatcactattattattatttttttgtcgtgaatttttttttgcacacTTTCACcgcatatatttatttttacttcataaattattttttcaaaattagtcGTACCACAAAGTTGATAATCAAATTACAAGAcacatttaatataaaattttatttttaaaattagaaaataaaaaatactaataaaatttaaaattaaattaaatgaattgatacttaaatttatttaatttatttattatataatttattactaaatttttatggataaatctaataaatttatgatcCACCGCAATAATTTATATGGAATTAAGTACTCATctctttgtaaaaatataaatttatataattattgtacttgagaattttattattatattttaatttctatttgcTAGATATAgtggtactatatatatatatatatatatatatataagggtcaattgcatataggtccctacaaatatagtgaattacagatatatatattcctgtaaagttcaactttcataaattatctTTACAAAAGTTTTAATGTTTTTAGATATGTCCCtcccgttagaatccgttagaaatgtttagttaaccataggctAAGTACTTTATCcggattaatttttgacatttttatccctcttatattatactgttataatttttgaagaaatatatttgtgatggtaaaattgaaaatataaacaattttctAATGGTTCTCTAATGATAACAAACCAGAAAGACATATctgaaaacattaggacttttgtagggacaacttatgaaagttgaactttacaggaatatatttgcaatttactatatttgcggagacctgtatgcaattaaccctatataaaaaaacttactAGTGCGTTAAATTGTAAGTatagtaattaaattatatatagccaatatttataattatttgactaaattttttaaaagaattttataatagcttattaagataaaaaaattaaaataaactcGTGTCAAATCTTGCCATGGCATTTTAATTTGTGCCAAATTTCTCGACACGAAAGTGTGCCTGTGCCACACTGAATCAGACAAAAAACAGTACACCCCCGTGCcaggcttcttttttttttgagagatagatagcacgctacccgcttcgtttattttatttagaaataaacttagctggaatgtgaatcaactaggattcaaacttggaatctcggataccaatcaccaagccctttgcaaCTTGCTCTGGCGACCGTCGGTCCGTGCCGGGCATTTTAATCCTTGCTTATAAATGCATCGGtggtatttgaattttgatgGGACGCGGGTGAAATTATATCCTTTCATAagggtatttataaaattatcccAACGAAATGATGGTCGGGGAGTGGTTTCAAACCGAAcgatagttgaggggtctctatGCATTTTGAccactccaaaccctagtttcccGACAACGTGGGATTTTGTTCCAGCGTGAGTCGGTGTCGTGTCCCCACCGTAAATCCACCGTACAGCTTTTTAGGGAataatgtatggagacccctcaacattattttatttaattaagccTTCTTCGACTCACAATTTTAGTCCAAAAAACTAAGAAACTTACTCATTTTAATCACcttttagtaaataaaactgAACCAATAAATAACGAATAACtacttttttttaacataattaaTATGACGGTctaaattaaaaggaaaaaaaaggaaaacttcaaataccccctctgtgattttgcactttctcattttagtactctgtggtttaaagtgtatcaacttagtatcatgtggtttcacaccttctcactttagtaccctatagttttaagtgtatcaagttagtaccttgtgatttcgtactttctcattttagtaccctgtggtttaatattttgttaaattatatattccgaaatgaataataaaaagaaaaaattgaaatcacagggtactaacttgatacacttgaaaccacatggtactaaagtgagaaagtacgaaaccacatggtactaacttgatacacttaaaaCTACAATGTACTAAAGAgaaaaagtgagaaaccacaggggcgtatttgaagtttctccaaaaaaaaatcaaatgtttctcaagcaaaaaattaaaagcggTGGGGTCTTGTTCCAAAGTTTGTGTAGTTGAGGGGACCTTCATACATTTTTCaccttttgctttctttttgttttgtgaaTTTCGACGGTCACGATTAGCCTACGAGTGCATCGAACGGCGACGACCACGGCGCATTTTAGACTCGTTCCTGAGAACGACGCCGTATAAGCCTcgcttctctctttctcactcctctctctctctctctctctccccgaaGAAACAAAGCGAAGCTCGTGCGCGCGCGcacgggagagagagaagggatcGGCGGCGatgatcggcggcggcggcggcggcggaggactcCGGGGAGGGCGcgggctcctcctcctcctccgccgcagctcctccgccgccgcagccgcggCGGCGCTCTCGAAACCCTACCTGCGAAGCACGGTGACGCGCACCACTCGATCCCCTCGCTTCTCACGCTCCTCCAACTACTCCTCCAccccatcgtcgtcgtcgtcgtcgtcgtcgtcgtcgtcgtcgatcgCTTCTTCTTCGACTACCGCTGCTGCTACAGCCAATCGCAATGGGCTCGTGGGGTGGTACCTCGCCATGATCGAGTCGCGCCCCGTGCTCACGAAGAGCCTCACCGCCGGGGCCATCTTCACCGCCGCCGATGCCTCATCGCAGGTTCGCCCCCCTTTCATGTATAAAAGTTGAATCTGTTGTGGGTTTACTAAGGTGGGGTTTTGCTCTTCTAGGAGTTTGAATAGTTACAGTTTGCAAATTGGTGTTTAGGATGTGCAAATATTCCTTCAATCACTAGGAAATTTTGGGGAATAAAAATTGGGGATTTGTTGATCCCCTGCTCATTGAGAAATTGAGGCATAACCTGCATAGCAAATCGtaaatttgttttgttttaaattttaataggtTTCTAACTTTGTGGCCAATCTCAAAGATTAGTGGATTCTATAACTCCATCTGATATGTGCCTCATTTAGGATTGCTAGGATATTTTCTAAGGTAGGTTCTTTGAACTACATAGAAAAGCAACATTTGTTTTAATGTTTCTCTAGTTTTAATGCCTAAAATATCAAACTTAATTagattatattaatatataaataaacaaccAGCATATGCAATTTCTTACGGTATTATGAATGTCGCTGTTACTCATGACTTACTATCCGTGTAGCGTGAGACTTTGCTATTTGGCTAATGTCGTTGTTCGAACGTTACACAAGAAACTTCTAAGAACCAAGTGGCGCTTGATTATCAAATATCTCTTGCTATGGAATATACGCTCTTGGCTCAAGTCATGCATTATCTCATGTGAAATATCCTCCATGTAGTTGGAAACTTTCCAATTAGACATAATTTGTGTAGTGCAGAAAAGGCCAAGGTTATCAGCTTCTCGTAGGATAACTTCTAAGAACCCAATCCAATGTGGAAACTGATTAAAATACGATAGCTCAGTTTGAAGGTGAAGATGTTGGACATGTACTTTTGTTAAGCATATTGGTTTTCCACTTATGTATGTGCATTGCAAAGTCCAATAATAAGGAAGGCTCGAAATTGAATTGAATTCGAGCTGCAGGGTTTGGTCTTGCTAAGACGAAATGCATATCTACTCGGAGTCAAAAAATGCTAATGCTTATTCTTGTTCAGAATATCTGGTATAAGTACGATATCTTTATAgcttagcttctgttttctacAACTCTAAAATTTACCCTCACCTTGGGTAACATGAGAACTCTGATTGAGATAACCAATTTTTCATCAATTGTCTTGCGCCTTTTATTTATTCCGTTTTCATATCTGTTGTGGTGGCATTTGCAATGCCAATAGCACCATGTATCCATGTCTTTCTTAGAGGAAAATAGTATGCGTCGTACTAGCTTCTTCAAACAATGTTCTGGTTTCTTACAAAATGTTTACTCTTCTACAAACTGCTGCACCAGCAAAGGTTGCTAATTTTGTAAGttgtctaaatttttaaatttagaaatttctaAACATAGAATGAATTCCATTTTGTTAAACTAAACACATTACCTCCGATGGATGCTTCAAATTTCTCTTGCtgctctcagaaaaaaaaagcgGTTCTCTCTCTGACTGCGGTATATATTTCTTGGCAGATGATAACTCGAGGTCCCGATGATTCTCTTGATCTGATAAGAACCATGCGGATGGCTAGTTATGGAATGCTGATTTCAGGACCGTCATTGCATTTATGGTTTAATTTTGTGTCTAAAGTTCTTCCTAAACGAGATGTAGTCACTACTTTCATGAAGATGTTTCTTGGGCAAACCGTCTATGGACCTATAGTTACTTCAGTTTTCTTCTCGTATAATGCGGCATTACAAGGTATTATCGCTTTTCTTTGCTTCTCCTAAGTAGACTTAAAGGTTCATACTTTTTAGATGTCTTTAAATATATGCCTTTAAAATCTTCATTTCAAAAATGCCCTTTAAAACCTCATTTCTTACATGTATACCCTTATTCTTGTAGAGAAGTTTGTTCTAATACGAAACCTGCTTTCCACCATGAAATTTATCACTCCCCAACTCTAgggttttttatttgttttgaaatgTTATATGAGAACTTAGATTTTTACAGAGGTTTAAATGTAAAGAGATGATTTTGCAAGGGTATATAAGTAAAGGCCACTAGCTTCTACACGGAATGGATGTTAATTAATTCTATCTTGAGTTGACTGCCACATTAGCTCTAACGAGAGCATTATTCT
Protein-coding regions in this window:
- the LOC109718495 gene encoding ctenidin-1-like; the protein is MKISKSYSMYFFILCFGIFGYVTVTGVGNQISDKSYSDDRGGEGYHWGCNGQGGFGGGGGSGGGYRFGGGFGGSGDRVGFSYDGRSGGGFGFGSGWGRRGYGMGGNGGGGGGLGFGYGGDFGPGAGFGRGKGYRKEVASFSTPSKN
- the LOC109718954 gene encoding PXMP2/4 family protein 4-like, producing the protein MIGGGGGGGGLRGGRGLLLLLRRSSSAAAAAAALSKPYLRSTVTRTTRSPRFSRSSNYSSTPSSSSSSSSSSSSIASSSTTAAATANRNGLVGWYLAMIESRPVLTKSLTAGAIFTAADASSQMITRGPDDSLDLIRTMRMASYGMLISGPSLHLWFNFVSKVLPKRDVVTTFMKMFLGQTVYGPIVTSVFFSYNAALQGETFPEIIARLKRDLIPTFINGLVYWPACDFITFKFIPVRLQPLVSNSFSFLWTIYITYMASLKKASVEKITED